The Pseudomonas sp. FP2309 genome has a window encoding:
- a CDS encoding penicillin-binding protein activator LpoB: MQVIRNLSLALTVLFVAGCSSFTSETSPNLPRNAQWGIMPMVNYSQTPQAGERSEQILLSVLSSHGLQPRVYPVTTQGEQALMDDNERLAGALDWAREQKLDYVVAGSVEEWQYKNGLDGEPAVGISLRVLEASSGRVLWSKSGARAGWSRESLAGNAQTVIDKLVGALRFE; this comes from the coding sequence ATGCAAGTAATTCGTAACCTGAGCCTGGCTCTGACAGTCCTGTTCGTTGCCGGCTGCTCAAGCTTCACCAGTGAGACCAGCCCGAACCTGCCGCGCAATGCGCAGTGGGGCATCATGCCGATGGTCAACTATTCGCAGACCCCGCAAGCCGGTGAGCGCAGCGAGCAGATCCTGCTCAGTGTGCTCAGCAGCCATGGTCTGCAACCACGGGTTTACCCTGTCACCACCCAGGGCGAACAAGCCTTGATGGACGACAATGAGCGTCTGGCCGGTGCCCTCGATTGGGCCCGTGAGCAGAAACTCGATTACGTGGTCGCGGGCAGCGTTGAAGAGTGGCAGTACAAGAACGGCCTGGACGGCGAGCCGGCGGTGGGCATCAGCCTGCGCGTGCTGGAAGCCAGCAGCGGCCGTGTGCTGTGGAGCAAAAGTGGCGCCCGCGCCGGCTGGTCCCGTGAAAGCCTGGCGGGCAATGCTCAAACAGTCATCGACAAACTTGTTGGCGCCCTTCGGTTCGAGTGA
- a CDS encoding HEAT repeat domain-containing protein, with product MISKWLFSGALVLESGSLASLWLDAPQIDQLLVFTFSHGFACLMLCAAVWLLLPARYRKPLPWSPLFIFSLAFFVPLIGTLGVMAAIFPALYLPRKRDRQAWQAVGIPSLPYRAQTQLHKPVFADGGLQDVLRHAPDPDQRLSALLATRRMPGKDAVPILKLALGDPSDDVRLLAYSMLDKQESDINLHIQMALEQLVDVSSRTAGPVHSMLARWYWELAYLGLAQGSVLEHVLNQASEHAEQGLAAGEGGELFLLAGRIALERGENERAESLLRLAEENGMGSAQVLPFRAELAFEAGRYHEIPGLLASLPEETRQRPPFAELVRSWNE from the coding sequence ATGATCAGCAAGTGGCTGTTTAGCGGAGCCTTGGTGTTAGAGTCGGGCAGCTTGGCGAGCTTGTGGCTCGACGCGCCTCAAATCGACCAATTGCTGGTCTTCACCTTCAGCCACGGCTTCGCCTGCCTGATGCTGTGCGCGGCCGTGTGGCTGTTGCTGCCAGCCCGCTACCGCAAGCCCTTGCCCTGGAGCCCGCTGTTCATCTTCAGCCTGGCGTTCTTTGTTCCGCTCATCGGCACCCTGGGTGTGATGGCCGCGATCTTCCCGGCTCTGTACTTGCCGCGCAAACGCGACAGACAAGCCTGGCAGGCCGTTGGCATTCCAAGCTTGCCGTACCGCGCGCAGACGCAGTTGCACAAGCCGGTTTTCGCGGATGGCGGCTTACAGGATGTGTTGCGCCACGCGCCCGATCCGGACCAGCGTTTGTCGGCCTTGTTGGCCACGCGACGGATGCCCGGCAAGGACGCGGTGCCCATTCTCAAGTTGGCGCTTGGCGACCCCAGCGATGACGTACGCCTGCTCGCTTACTCGATGCTCGACAAGCAGGAAAGCGACATCAACCTGCACATCCAGATGGCCCTTGAGCAACTGGTGGATGTCAGTTCGCGCACTGCAGGTCCGGTCCACAGTATGTTGGCGCGCTGGTATTGGGAACTGGCCTACCTCGGTCTAGCGCAAGGCAGCGTGCTGGAGCACGTCCTCAACCAGGCCAGCGAGCATGCCGAGCAGGGCCTGGCGGCGGGCGAGGGCGGCGAGTTGTTTCTACTGGCTGGCCGTATCGCACTGGAGCGCGGCGAGAACGAGCGCGCCGAATCACTTCTGCGCCTGGCGGAAGAAAACGGCATGGGCTCGGCCCAGGTCTTGCCATTTCGCGCAGAGCTGGCGTTCGAGGCCGGTCGTTATCACGAAATCCCCGGGTTGCTCGCCAGCCTTCCCGAGGAAACCCGCCAGCGGCCACCGTTCGCTGAGTTGGTGAGGAGCTGGAATGAGTAA
- a CDS encoding tetratricopeptide repeat protein, with product MVSSSATKSSRLLNPWALAVVTVAVGGLLWATFQREEVFQPDGRQPDAVSANYAELLLTAHPDDDHLRLQLVDLLIRLGDYTKARQHLDAWPKPQPETQAYYRLELDALVATSSDDLIAQQALVERLGSFDYHKLPMPQLQNLAARALALQAPEFAAGVYEEIAARDPAQRAEALKSAAQWYMASGKPELAADIYLQLRRDTQQPAERRDYAQLAFDSLLSAGRDEQAAQVLSDELPQLTNPQTDVAWLEQGVDVAVATKRFDLAQRVLKQWREVQPDNPKIALKEFHVRLAINDLAGAWETGQQLTVDYPDDIELLEQMALLGEWRGDNAAALGYWIRVLKLKEDPKTREHAWRLASQQFDFDRSIPLLAEIMQQRALTDIELDALIYGHESRGTPAEAEAWLRTYLRKYPGHRLAWTRLLQNVDNTGQFAARSKVYNDYAQRFTLTSAERVDWVGTEMKLFDEQAAWDIVKLDDPSIKDPEYWHARASLAWDLERDDDLRVSLERLLAINGKLVSGDESQLITLYRTRDPQRALALMVASWKRAQDPQRLVEALQLAQELQEWDQVVALLEDAKQYPEAYEQAQVLAVRGALAIEQGDTAEAERLYLLGLSRYPNDNLFRERMIWLYVDQGYTEKLKPLLSKWRAYAREDRLLWLPFASASQLLSRDTEALAWYRMYLKLTPNDWLVQAAYADALDTAGYQDAAQRLRLKLLRHPEAEGLQPSSPRYAIWLRLMSSSYSPRKAQQELLKWKDGSPSMKQMWFERLLARLDATNQESQKDQWLEWARGQGLKVDRYEQIQEALRSRNKAQVETLLASSDLNPAQRAQALSRLGRDNEALDTSLTALGDEQPESVREQLRRQAVEIHESTPQGALLSYQKQDFGGLSFDAPRLEIAHNLGDNWYADLEMEHGNYKGDDIISSRIGDESNAALTLIRSVENGSWKVFADTSQRKDDDRNGLGLSRMWQLGTRHQLETGLDWHRKSDDSGLMRAFGQQDRAWVGGRHGLTARDQLSWEVAQRSFSTRAGDSLGTGHALKVELNHTLEFAGPNWTVRGGADYQKNNVKDRELEYLSSRNGGAVRVTPQSIEVDTGLPDPLDVDPVTADNLLQSRYGQLYVGTTWRRGIPGALVRTKPQYTWLVDVTAGWQWTDQTFNYGMNTGIGFEVLGDDELALTVGYQSAPQGGDGKSGGTLGMSYGVRFGR from the coding sequence ATGGTCAGCTCCTCTGCAACTAAAAGCAGCCGCCTGCTCAATCCTTGGGCATTGGCGGTAGTGACAGTCGCAGTGGGTGGCCTGTTGTGGGCGACCTTCCAGCGCGAAGAAGTGTTCCAACCCGACGGTCGCCAGCCTGATGCAGTATCGGCCAACTATGCCGAGCTGCTGCTCACGGCGCACCCGGACGACGATCACTTGCGCCTGCAACTGGTCGATCTGTTGATCCGCCTCGGTGACTACACCAAAGCGCGCCAGCACCTGGATGCGTGGCCCAAGCCGCAGCCTGAAACCCAGGCTTACTATCGCCTTGAACTGGACGCGCTGGTTGCCACCAGCAGCGACGACCTGATTGCGCAGCAGGCGCTGGTCGAGCGTCTGGGGAGCTTCGATTATCACAAGCTGCCCATGCCTCAGTTGCAAAACCTGGCGGCGCGGGCGCTGGCTTTACAGGCGCCCGAGTTCGCCGCCGGGGTGTACGAAGAAATCGCCGCGCGCGATCCGGCACAGCGTGCCGAGGCACTCAAATCGGCCGCGCAGTGGTACATGGCCAGTGGCAAACCGGAGCTTGCTGCAGATATTTACCTGCAACTCAGGCGCGACACCCAGCAGCCGGCAGAGCGCCGTGACTATGCGCAATTGGCGTTCGACAGCCTGCTGTCGGCGGGTCGCGATGAACAGGCCGCGCAGGTGCTGTCCGACGAATTGCCCCAACTGACGAACCCCCAGACCGATGTGGCCTGGCTGGAGCAGGGCGTCGACGTGGCGGTGGCAACCAAACGCTTTGACTTGGCGCAACGCGTACTCAAGCAGTGGCGCGAGGTGCAGCCGGACAACCCGAAAATTGCGCTGAAAGAATTCCACGTGCGCCTGGCCATCAACGACCTGGCAGGCGCCTGGGAAACCGGTCAGCAATTGACGGTCGATTATCCGGACGACATTGAACTGCTCGAGCAAATGGCGCTGCTCGGTGAGTGGCGCGGCGATAACGCAGCAGCCTTGGGTTATTGGATTCGTGTGCTCAAGCTGAAGGAAGACCCGAAAACCCGCGAGCACGCCTGGCGCCTGGCCAGCCAGCAGTTCGATTTCGACCGTTCAATCCCGCTGCTTGCCGAGATCATGCAACAGCGCGCGCTCACTGATATCGAGCTGGACGCATTGATCTACGGCCACGAATCGCGCGGCACGCCTGCCGAGGCCGAGGCCTGGTTGCGCACCTACCTGCGCAAATACCCAGGGCACCGCCTGGCGTGGACGCGCTTGCTGCAAAATGTGGACAACACCGGGCAGTTCGCCGCAAGAAGCAAGGTTTACAACGACTACGCCCAACGCTTCACCCTGACCTCGGCCGAGCGGGTGGACTGGGTCGGCACCGAGATGAAGCTGTTCGACGAGCAGGCTGCATGGGACATCGTGAAGTTGGACGATCCGTCGATCAAGGACCCGGAGTACTGGCACGCACGCGCCAGCCTGGCCTGGGATTTGGAGCGTGATGACGACTTGCGCGTTTCGCTGGAGCGCCTGCTCGCCATCAACGGCAAGCTGGTCAGTGGTGACGAAAGTCAGCTGATCACCCTTTACCGCACCCGTGACCCACAGCGCGCCCTGGCCCTGATGGTCGCCAGTTGGAAACGCGCCCAAGACCCGCAACGCTTGGTCGAGGCCTTGCAGCTCGCCCAGGAATTGCAGGAGTGGGACCAAGTGGTCGCATTGCTCGAAGACGCTAAACAGTACCCGGAGGCCTACGAGCAAGCCCAGGTCCTGGCCGTGCGGGGTGCATTGGCGATTGAGCAGGGCGACACCGCCGAAGCCGAGCGTTTGTACCTGCTGGGCCTGTCGCGCTACCCCAATGACAACCTGTTCCGCGAGCGCATGATCTGGCTGTATGTCGACCAGGGCTACACCGAGAAACTCAAGCCACTGCTGTCCAAGTGGCGCGCCTATGCGCGTGAAGACCGCCTGCTCTGGCTGCCGTTTGCCAGCGCCAGTCAATTGCTGAGTCGCGATACCGAGGCGTTGGCGTGGTACCGCATGTACCTCAAGCTAACCCCGAACGACTGGCTGGTGCAGGCGGCCTACGCCGATGCACTGGACACCGCCGGCTACCAGGACGCAGCGCAACGGCTGCGCTTGAAACTGCTGCGCCATCCCGAGGCTGAAGGGCTGCAACCTTCGTCCCCGCGCTACGCAATCTGGTTGCGATTGATGTCCAGCAGCTACTCGCCACGCAAGGCGCAGCAGGAACTATTGAAGTGGAAAGACGGTTCGCCGTCGATGAAGCAGATGTGGTTCGAGCGCCTGCTGGCACGGCTGGATGCGACCAATCAGGAGTCGCAGAAAGACCAATGGCTGGAATGGGCGCGTGGCCAAGGCCTCAAGGTCGACCGTTACGAGCAGATTCAGGAAGCCCTGCGCAGCCGCAACAAGGCTCAGGTTGAAACCCTGTTGGCCAGCAGCGACTTGAACCCTGCGCAACGTGCGCAGGCACTCAGCCGGTTGGGTCGCGACAACGAAGCGCTGGATACCAGCCTGACCGCACTGGGTGACGAGCAACCGGAGTCGGTGCGCGAGCAACTGCGCCGTCAAGCCGTGGAGATCCACGAAAGCACCCCGCAAGGCGCGCTGCTGTCCTACCAGAAGCAGGACTTCGGTGGTCTCTCGTTTGATGCGCCGCGTTTGGAAATCGCGCACAACCTGGGTGACAACTGGTACGCCGATCTCGAAATGGAGCACGGCAACTACAAGGGCGACGACATTATTTCATCGAGGATCGGTGACGAGAGCAACGCAGCCCTGACCTTGATTCGTTCGGTGGAAAACGGCAGCTGGAAGGTGTTCGCCGACACCAGCCAGCGTAAGGACGACGATCGCAACGGCCTGGGGCTGTCGCGCATGTGGCAACTGGGTACCCGCCATCAACTCGAGACCGGCCTGGACTGGCATCGCAAGAGTGACGACAGCGGCTTGATGCGCGCCTTCGGCCAGCAGGACCGTGCCTGGGTCGGCGGGCGTCATGGCCTGACCGCGCGGGACCAGTTGAGCTGGGAAGTGGCGCAGCGCTCGTTCTCTACCCGTGCCGGCGACTCGCTGGGTACCGGGCATGCGCTGAAGGTGGAGCTTAACCACACGCTGGAATTCGCCGGGCCTAACTGGACGGTGCGCGGCGGTGCGGATTATCAGAAAAACAACGTGAAGGATCGGGAGCTGGAGTACCTGTCCAGCCGCAACGGCGGTGCCGTCAGGGTCACGCCTCAGTCCATAGAGGTCGATACGGGGCTGCCAGATCCTCTTGATGTAGACCCGGTCACCGCCGACAACCTGCTGCAAAGCCGCTACGGCCAACTCTACGTCGGTACCACCTGGCGTCGCGGCATCCCTGGCGCGCTGGTGCGCACCAAGCCGCAATACACCTGGCTGGTGGACGTGACGGCAGGCTGGCAGTGGACAGACCAAACCTTTAACTACGGCATGAACACCGGCATCGGCTTTGAAGTGCTGGGTGACGACGAACTGGCCCTGACCGTCGGGTACCAATCTGCGCCACAAGGCGGGGATGGCAAATCCGGCGGAACACTGGGCATGAGCTACGGCGTGCGTTTCGGGCGCTGA
- a CDS encoding PelD GGDEF domain-containing protein — translation MNSPHMDYSLAPRASGPVSWLETILVTGLAIGLGFWLTPEDPLQMHAGFPWPILAPLLSGVRYGFVRGLFSAVLVVAVLFALRSSGHEGYTQIDPSFIVGVLVCGMLVGEVRDLWTRRLERLQMANEYRQYRLDEFTRAHQILRVSHDLLEQRMAGSDQSLRSSLLGLRDKLRGMPVEGDALGELAEPIVAMLGQYGALRVAGLYRVDDSEKNILPQALAMIGVMGPLDASDELIKLCLERGELVSVRQELIDSGNSSQFSSLQACIPLIDAEGRLLAILAVRQMPFFAFQDRTLSLLSLLAGHIADLLRRDPQVLQLPNADAQQFTLQLKRSLVDIEQHTLPAGLFAFEMTRPNDELTRLMERSQRGLDLHLPVRNNRDHALLLVLLPLTSPQGTEGYLARISLLLHEHFGIDSDFQSLGVRIMPFNLEPGCDRNGLRNFLYNECGLNDQQVAV, via the coding sequence ATGAATTCTCCACACATGGATTACAGCCTGGCACCGCGAGCCAGCGGGCCGGTGTCTTGGCTGGAAACGATACTGGTGACCGGTCTGGCGATCGGTCTCGGCTTCTGGTTGACGCCTGAAGACCCGTTGCAGATGCATGCCGGTTTCCCTTGGCCGATCCTTGCGCCGCTGCTGTCAGGGGTACGTTACGGTTTTGTGCGCGGGTTGTTCAGCGCGGTACTGGTGGTGGCGGTGCTGTTTGCGCTGCGCAGCAGCGGACACGAAGGTTATACGCAGATTGATCCGTCGTTTATCGTCGGCGTGCTGGTGTGCGGGATGCTGGTCGGTGAAGTGCGTGACCTGTGGACGCGCCGTCTGGAACGCCTGCAAATGGCCAATGAATACCGTCAGTACCGTCTCGACGAGTTCACCCGCGCGCACCAGATTCTGCGGGTCTCCCATGACCTGCTCGAACAGCGTATGGCGGGCAGCGACCAGAGCCTGCGCAGCTCCTTGCTGGGCCTGCGGGACAAACTGCGCGGCATGCCGGTCGAAGGCGATGCACTGGGCGAGTTGGCCGAGCCCATCGTGGCGATGCTCGGTCAGTACGGCGCCTTGCGCGTGGCTGGTTTGTACCGCGTCGACGACAGTGAAAAAAACATACTGCCTCAAGCCCTGGCGATGATCGGTGTGATGGGGCCGTTGGACGCTTCAGATGAGCTGATCAAGCTGTGCCTTGAGCGCGGTGAGCTGGTCAGCGTGCGCCAGGAGTTGATTGATTCCGGCAACTCGTCGCAGTTTTCTTCGCTGCAAGCGTGCATCCCGTTGATCGACGCCGAAGGGCGCCTGTTGGCCATCCTGGCGGTTCGGCAAATGCCGTTCTTTGCGTTCCAGGACCGCACCCTGAGCCTGTTGTCGCTGCTGGCCGGCCACATCGCCGACCTGCTGCGCCGCGACCCGCAAGTGCTGCAACTGCCGAACGCCGACGCCCAGCAGTTCACACTGCAACTCAAGCGCTCGCTGGTGGACATCGAGCAGCATACATTGCCGGCCGGGTTGTTCGCGTTTGAGATGACGCGCCCCAATGACGAGCTGACGCGCCTGATGGAACGCAGCCAGCGCGGCCTGGACCTGCACTTGCCGGTGCGCAACAACCGCGATCACGCGCTGCTGCTGGTGCTGTTGCCGTTGACCAGTCCGCAAGGCACAGAGGGCTACCTGGCCCGTATCAGCCTGTTGCTGCACGAGCATTTTGGTATCGACAGCGACTTCCAGAGCCTGGGCGTCCGGATTATGCCTTTCAATCTGGAGCCTGGCTGTGACCGAAACGGGCTGCGTAATTTCCTTTACAACGAGTGTGGCCTGAATGATCAGCAAGTGGCTGTTTAG
- the pelF gene encoding GT4 family glycosyltransferase PelF, whose protein sequence is MSNKQEAPVADICLLLEGTWPYVRGGVSSWIHQMILGLPELTFSVMFIGGQRSAYEKRRYEVPANVLHIEEVFLEDATHPTHLRGAPREANPQQLADLYRFLHHPDPPERELGEKLLDYIASGDMTLDDVVRSRASWETLSEGYRQHCADPSFVNYFWTLRSLQSPLLMLAEASRKMPQARVLHSISTGYAGLLGCILKQRWNCAYVLSEHGIYTKERKIDLAQASWIAEASGQALNRSLDGGSGYIRTLWVRYFERIGQLAYNSADNIIALYDGNRQRQIKDGAEPARTQLIANGIDLSQWNRVLETRAPGIAPRVGLIGRVVPIKDVKTFLRAMRGVISAMPEVEGWIVGPEEEDPEYVSECRSLMASLGLEGKVHFLGFQRIQDILPQLGLMVLTSISEAQPLVILEAWAAGTPVVSSDVGSCRELIEGGSAEDRDLGMAGKVVAIADPQATSAAILELLRSPERWQAAQASGLARVNRYYTEALMLQRYRDLYQAAMENS, encoded by the coding sequence ATGAGTAACAAGCAAGAAGCACCGGTTGCAGATATCTGCCTGCTGCTCGAAGGCACCTGGCCTTACGTGCGCGGCGGCGTTTCGAGCTGGATTCACCAAATGATCCTCGGCCTGCCGGAGCTGACCTTTTCGGTGATGTTCATTGGCGGCCAGCGCTCGGCGTATGAGAAACGCCGTTACGAAGTGCCGGCCAACGTGCTGCACATCGAAGAAGTGTTCCTGGAGGATGCGACTCATCCCACCCACCTGCGTGGCGCGCCGCGAGAAGCTAACCCACAGCAGTTGGCCGACTTGTATCGCTTCTTACATCACCCGGACCCGCCTGAGCGTGAGTTGGGTGAGAAGCTGCTCGATTACATCGCCAGCGGCGACATGACCCTCGACGACGTCGTGCGCAGTCGCGCCAGTTGGGAGACGCTCAGCGAAGGTTATCGCCAGCATTGTGCCGACCCGTCCTTCGTCAATTATTTCTGGACCTTGCGCTCACTGCAGTCGCCTTTGCTGATGCTGGCCGAGGCCTCGCGCAAGATGCCGCAGGCACGAGTGCTGCATTCGATTTCCACCGGTTACGCCGGGCTGTTGGGCTGCATTCTCAAGCAACGCTGGAACTGCGCCTATGTGCTCAGCGAGCACGGCATCTATACCAAAGAACGCAAGATCGACCTGGCCCAGGCCTCGTGGATCGCCGAGGCCTCCGGCCAGGCGCTGAACCGCAGCCTCGACGGCGGCTCGGGTTACATCCGTACGCTGTGGGTGCGCTACTTCGAGCGAATTGGCCAACTGGCCTACAACAGCGCCGACAACATCATTGCCCTGTATGACGGCAACCGTCAGCGCCAGATCAAGGACGGCGCCGAACCTGCGCGCACGCAACTGATTGCCAATGGCATCGACCTGTCGCAGTGGAACCGCGTGCTTGAAACACGCGCGCCAGGCATTGCCCCGCGGGTGGGCCTGATCGGGCGTGTGGTGCCGATCAAGGACGTGAAAACCTTCCTTCGGGCCATGCGCGGTGTGATCAGCGCCATGCCTGAGGTCGAAGGCTGGATCGTCGGGCCTGAAGAAGAAGACCCGGAGTACGTCAGCGAATGCCGCAGCCTCATGGCCAGCCTGGGCCTGGAAGGCAAAGTGCACTTCCTCGGCTTCCAGCGTATCCAGGATATCCTGCCCCAGCTTGGCCTGATGGTGTTGACCTCAATCAGTGAGGCGCAACCCTTGGTCATCCTTGAAGCCTGGGCCGCCGGCACGCCGGTGGTCAGCAGCGACGTGGGTTCGTGCCGCGAACTGATCGAAGGCGGCAGCGCCGAAGACCGAGACCTCGGCATGGCGGGCAAGGTTGTCGCGATCGCCGACCCACAGGCCACCTCCGCCGCCATCCTGGAACTGCTGCGCAGCCCCGAACGCTGGCAAGCCGCGCAGGCCAGCGGCCTGGCGCGGGTCAACCGTTATTACACCGAAGCCCTGATGCTGCAGCGCTACCGCGACCTGTACCAGGCAGCCATGGAGAACAGCTAA